The Arachis hypogaea cultivar Tifrunner chromosome 16, arahy.Tifrunner.gnm2.J5K5, whole genome shotgun sequence genome contains a region encoding:
- the LOC112755392 gene encoding uncharacterized protein, which yields MINNRRCGLLKLVSLRNASHSFSNAKPDSHLAAILTAKKSVSGFHTNIDDAVAFFIRLINEHRTPSQLELGKIFMSVVNMKEYPTAIFLFAQMEFKGIAPSMISLSMLINCFCRLGQMNSAFSALAKIIKMGHELNVITLTTLIKGFCINGKVREALGFHDKLISLGFQLDEVSYGTLISGLCKMGQARVAMELLQKLESYTVKPNIVMYRTIIDGLRKDGLVNEAQNLFSEMISRGIYPDVVSYNSLMHGLCCTGHLKEATQLLNDMVVKDINPDVCTYNIIVNALCKERRIIEAKQVFDMLMDRGIKPDVVTYNALIYGYILTGKVDEAASLFGDMKKIGLAPCVWSYSIMINGYCKHKRLDEAVTLFKEMIQRNLVPSTVTYNSLIDGFCKSGRIPDVQNLLEDMYARGQPPNIITYNILLDGLCKGSHLDAAIELFQKIFGKGGWSLCHTPY from the coding sequence ATGATAAATAACAGAAGATGTGGCCTTCTCAAACTTGTTTCTCTTCGTAATGCTTCGCACTCTTTCTCAAATGCAAAACCTGATTCCCATTTGGCAGCAATATTAACCGCTAAGAAGAGTGTTTCTGGGTTCCACACTAACATTGATGATGCTGTTGCCTTTTTCATTCGCCTCATCAATGAGCACCGCACTCCGTCTCAACTCGAACTTGGTAAGATTTTTATGTCTGTTGTTAACATGAAAGAATACCCCActgctatttttctttttgcaCAAATGGAGTTTAAGGGTATCGCTCCTTCCATGATTAGTCTGAGCATGTTGATTAATTGTTTTTGCCGTTTGGGTCAAATGAATTCTGCTTTCTCTGCATTGGCCAAGATTATCAAGATGGGTCATGAATTGAATGTTATAACACTGACCACACTCATCAAAGGGTTCTGTATAAATGGCAAGGTTAGGGAAGCCCTAGGGTTTCATGACAAGCTAATATCTCTAGGTTTTCAGCTTGATGAGGTTAGTTATGGAACCTTAATTAGTGGTCTATGTAAAATGGGGCAAGCAAGAGTCGCCATGGAGCTTTTGCAAAAGCTAGAGAGTTATACAGTTAAGCCTAACATAGTAATGTACAGAACAATTATTGATGGATTGCGTAAAGATGGTCTTGTAAATGAGGCACAAAATTTGTTCTCAGAGATGATTTCTCGAGGAATTTATCCTGATGTTGTCTCGTACAATTCTCTGATGCATGGTTTGTGTTGCACCGGTCATTTAAAAGAAGCAACTCAATTGTTGAATGATATGGTTGTTAAAGACATTAACCCAGATGTATGTACCTATAACATTATAGTCAATGCATTAtgtaaagaaagaagaataatagaagCCAAACAAGTGTTTGATATGTTGATGGACAGAGGAATCAAGCCTGATGTAGTCACATACAATGCATTAATATATGGATACATTTTAACTGGCAAAGTGGATGAAGCAGCAAGTTTATTTGGTGATATGAAGAAAATTGGTCTGGCTCCTTGTGTCTGGAGTTATAGTATTATGATAAATGGATATTGTAAACACAAAAGATTGGATGAAGCTGTAACACTCTTTAAGGAGATGATCCAGAGAAATTTGGTTCCGAGTACTGTAACATATAATTCTCTTATTGATGGCTTTTGCAAATCAGGGAGAATACCTGATGTGCAAAATCTTCTTGAGGATATGTATGctagaggccagcccccaaatatTATTACTTACAATATCTTATTAGACGGTTTGTGTAAAGGTAGTCATCTTGATGCTGCGattgaattatttcagaaaatttttGGCAAGGGGGGTTGGTCCTTATGCCATACACCATACTGA
- the LOC112755395 gene encoding uncharacterized protein: MRIKTRGGRRRLSCSADPPSPITKQDEYVAAELEISHGGGGDDAKDAPMVDCINQHYNENHLDVLNHEQDKNCATEFETSHGGGDDDNVKDVPTVECIDQHYNKNPLDILDHEDIDFLDKSICLCCNKRGGVLVCSGSGCPVGLHPKCIKSEPKFDDLGKFYCPYCWYSRNVNMNPELKERIFSAKNALLDLSDKDVVMNDRLVKTKSADKRKEPDDGGGIPLGSDGRQGTDEVGAQLLQPKVGLPIKLQKDASVQCDIALEDQAYSDGDFRSCGEEVMPVDINLVEGSLDQDKFGRPGKVETDETKSLELKESFKTGDSRLNKEDVHERIINGREEGGHLDALHLGKHIEGHSKDIAFAQGTQESSVKSGDKGRKTGKEKMPLKENEESAIGSSVNETNNSDSDAISGRSCCSKRKIQKTAYPQYVYKKPLLQGNNFKEEKGSDINEEVTSSRFRRRSQSSQKQEMRKIPLARRNMLIWMAEEEKILQEGVLRFSKENQRIPWNRILEFGHHVFDKTRSPIDLKDKWRNIKKGQNKKQMNG; the protein is encoded by the exons ATGAGAATCAAGACACGTGGCGGACGTAGAAGGCTTTCGTGCTCTGCAGATCCTCCTTCTCCGATCACCAAGCAG GATGAATACGTTGCAGCCGAGTTGGAGATATCACATGGGGGTGGGGGTGATGATGCAAAAGATGCTCCAATGGTCGATTGCATTAATCAGCATTACAATGAAAATCACCTTGATGTTCTCAATCATGAACAGGACAAAAACTGTGCAACCGAATTTGAGACATCACATGGGGGTGGTGATGATGATAACGTGAAAGATGTTCCAACAGTTGAATGCATTGATCAACATTACAATAAAAATCCCCTTGATATTCTCGATCATGAGGATATTGATTTTCTGGACAAGAGTATCTGCTTATGCTGCAATAAACGTGGGGGAGTGTTAGTATGTAGTGGAAGTGGTTGCCCTGTGGGGCTCCACCCCAAGTGTATCAAGTCCGAACCTAAGTTTGATGATTTGGGTAAGTTCTACTGCCCTTATTGCTGGTACAGTCGGAATGTCAATATGAATCCAGAGTTGAAGGAAAGGATCTTCTCAGCGAAGAATGCTTTGTTAGACTTGTCGGATAAAGATGTGGTTATGAATGACAGATTGGTGAAGACCAAATCGGCTGATAAGAGGAAAGAACCTGATGATGGAGGTGGGATCCCATTAGGCAGTGATGGTAGGCAGGGAACAGATGAAGTTGGTGCTCAGCTCTTGCAGCCAAAGGTTGGCCTGCCAATAAAATTGCAAAAAGACGCTAGTGTTCAATGTGATATAGCACTTGAAGATCAAGCTTATTCTGATGGTGATTTCAGATCCTGTGGTGAAGAAGTTATGCCAGTAGATATTAATCTGGTTGAGGGTTCTTTGGACCAGGACAAATTTGGTAGACCTGGAAAAGTCGAAACAGATGAGACAAAATCTTTGGAACTGAAAGAAAGCTTTAAAACAGGTGACTCAAGACTAAATAAGGAGGATGTACATGAAAGAATTATTAATGGCAGAGAGGAAGGAGGACATTTGGATGCTTTGCATTTGGGAAAGCATATTGAAGGACATTCGAAGGATATAGCATTTGCCCAAGGGACGCAGGAAAGTTCTGTAAAATCTGGAGATAAGGGCAGGAAGACTGGCAAAGAAAAGATGCCCCTTAAAGAAAACGAGGAATCTGCAATAGGTAGTTCTGTGAATGAAACTAATAATTCAGATTCTGATGCCATCTCAGGGAGAAGCTGCTGTAGCAAAAGGAAGATCCAAAAGACAGCATATCCTCAGTATGTTTACAAGAAACCATTATTACAGGGGAATAACTTCAAAGAGGAAAAGGGCAGTGACATAAATGAGGAAGTTACCAGCTCCAGATTCCGAAGACGATCACAGAGTTCGCAAAAGCAAGA AATGAGAAAAATTCCATTAGCAAGGCGAAACATGTTAATTTGGATGgctgaagaagaaaaaattctgcag GAAGGAGTGTTAAGGTTCTCAAAGGAAAATCAGAGAATCCCTTGGAATAGAATTCTAGAATTTGGTCATCATGTTTTTGATAAGACCCGTTCACCTATTGACCTTAAAGACAAGTGGAGAAATATCAAGAAAG GACAAAATAAGAAACAGATGAATGGATAG
- the LOC112755396 gene encoding probable GTP-binding protein OBGM, mitochondrial: protein MLVFQARSIRHVEAVRHTCGSRWSFTLYSHYSDTPHNKSKLAPLQERKMIDRVKIFAKGGDGGHGCSSFRRSRHDRLGRPDGGNGGRGGDVILECSPRVWDFSGLQRHLIAEKGGQGTSKNKIGTRGADKVVHVPVGTVLHLVSGDSPAMVKIQPSADVDPWEIPGALVGDLSDPSNGDLVSTVSGAERVKEIHGTGCSLSEAAETNAQKSVKSRQVAPTDEFPQLSTASGTSKSDAEDIGEKRDMLYNVAEVTEEGQQIVIARGGEGGLGNASTFKDSRKTSTAMTGSCQDISNAEDHDGDHSSLRAGLPGSDTVLVLELKSIADVSFVGMPNAGKSTLLGAISRAKPSVGSYAFTTLRPNLGNLNFDDLSITVADIPGLIKGAHQNRGLGHAFLRHIERTKVLAYVLDLAAALNGKKGIPPWEQLRDLILELEYHQEGLSRRPSLIVANKIDEEGADQVYDELKRRVHDVPIFPVCAVLEEGIPELKAGLKMLVNGEMSCGLCLDQILLA from the exons ATGTTGGTCTTTCAAGCAAGATCTATACGACATGTAGAAGCCGTTCGACATACGTGTGGATCTAGATGGTCATTTACACTTTATTCTCATTACTCAGATACACCTCACAATAAGTCCAAGCTTGCTCCTTTACAG GAAAGAAAAATGATAGACAGGGTCAAGATATTTGCAAAAGGCGGAGATGGTGGGCATGGTTGCTCCAGCTTTCGCCGTAGCCGACATGATCGCTTGGGCAGACCTGATG GTGGCAATGGTGGCAGAGGCGGAGATGTGATTCTGGAATGCTCTCCTAGAGTTTGGGACTTTAGTGGTTTACAACGTCACCTT ATAGCTGAGAAAGGAGGACAAGGAACATCGAAGAATAAGATAGGAACAAGGGGTGCAGATAAG GTTGTCCATGTCCCAGTTGGTACTGTACTGCATCTTGTTAGCGGTGATAGTCCTGCTATGGTCAAAATTCAACCCTCTGCAGATGTTGATCCTTGGGAAATTCCTGGTGCACTTGTTGGTGATCTTTCTGACCCTAGCAATGGTGATTTAGTATCCACTGTTTCTGGTGCAGAAAGAGTCAAAGAAATACATGGTACTGGCTGCAGCTTATCAGAAGCTGCTGAAACAAATGCTCAGAAATCTGTAAAATCAAGACAAGTTGCACCAACAGATGAATTTCCTCAGCTTTCAACTGCTAGCGGAACTTCCAAATCTGATGCAGAGGATATAGGAGAAAAACGAGACATGCTATACAATGTTGCTGAGGTAACAGAAGAAGGTCAACAAATTGTCATTGCTCGTGGAGGAGAGGGTGGTCTGGGCAATGCATCTACTTTCAAAGACTCAAGGAAGACTTCAACTGCAATGACAGGGTCATGTCAAGACATATCTAATGCCGAGGATCATGACGGCGATCACTCCTCTCTGAGAGCCGGCTTGCCTGGTTCCGATACTGTTCTTGTATTAGAGCTCAAGAGCATTGCTGATGTTAGCTTTGTAGGAATGCCAAATGCTGGGAAAAGCACTCTGCTTGGAGCCATATCAAGGGCTAAGCCTAGTGTTGGTTCCTATGCTTTCACCACTCTTAGGCCTAATTTGGGAAACCTGAACTTTGATGATTTATCAATAACTGTGGCTGATATTCCTGGTCTCATAAAGGGCGCACACCAAAACCGTGGACTCGGACATGCGTTTCTACGCCACATAGAACGTACAAAGGTTCTGGCATATGTGCTGGACTTGGCTGCTGCTTTAAATGGAAAGAAGGGAATTCCGCCATGGGAACAGCTGAGAGACCTGATTCTTGAGCTTGAGTACCATCAGGAAGGTTTATCAAGAAGACCATCGTTGATTGTGGCAAATAAGATTGATGAGGAAGGTGCAGACCAAGTATACGATGAGTTAAAGAGAAGGGTCCATGATGTTCCTATATTTCCGGTGTGTGCTGTTTTGGAGGAAGGGATACCAGAGCTTAAAGCTGGCCTCAAAATGCTTGTCAATGGTGAAATGTCATGTGGTCTTTGCTTAGATcaaattttgcttgcttag